From the Accumulibacter sp. genome, one window contains:
- the paaI gene encoding hydroxyphenylacetyl-CoA thioesterase PaaI, translating to MPKNASAHESEAAARLAELTAEAMYSRDAASRLIGLQIISVRPGHSRMSMVVRPDMVNGHHICHGGYLFTLADSAFAYACNAYNRNTVASACHIDFLAPAAEGEVLEAECEERSRAGRTGVYDTTIRNHNGKIIALFRGKSYRIAGEVIAGLEAEDARPASAVASVSRVEGNPQ from the coding sequence ATGCCCAAGAATGCCAGCGCCCATGAGTCAGAGGCTGCCGCCCGCCTTGCCGAACTCACCGCCGAAGCGATGTACAGCCGCGACGCCGCCAGCCGGCTGATCGGCCTGCAGATCATCAGCGTTCGCCCGGGCCACTCGCGAATGTCGATGGTCGTTCGACCGGACATGGTCAATGGCCACCACATCTGCCATGGCGGCTACCTGTTCACTCTTGCCGACTCGGCTTTCGCCTATGCCTGCAACGCCTACAACCGCAACACCGTCGCCTCGGCGTGCCATATCGATTTTCTGGCGCCGGCAGCCGAAGGCGAGGTTCTCGAGGCCGAGTGCGAGGAGCGTTCGCGGGCGGGCCGTACCGGCGTCTACGACACGACGATCCGCAACCACAACGGCAAGATCATCGCCCTCTTCCGCGGCAAGTCCTATCGCATCGCCGGCGAAGTGATCGCCGGCCTCGAGGCAGAGGACGCGCGTCCGGCATCCGCCGTG